Below is a window of Paenibacillus bovis DNA.
ACACGCCGAACCGACTACGTTTGGCCTGAAAATGGCACTGTGGCATGAGGAAATGAAGCGTAACCTGGAGCGTTTCCGCCATGCGGCAGACGGTGTACAATACGGCAAAATGTCCGGTGCAGTCGGTACGTATGCGAATATTGATCCGCGCGTCGAAGAAATTGTCTGCGCCAAGCTGGGCACCAAACCGGCTCCGATCTCGACCCAGACCCTGCAGCGTGATCGTCATGCTGAATACATGGCTTCCCTTGCTCTGGTGGCTACATCGCTCGACAAATTTGCGACCGAAGTACGCGCACTGCAAAAGAGTGAGTTCCGCGAAGTAGAAGAAGCCTTTGCCAAAGGTCAAAAAGGTTCATCGGCAATGCCGCACAAGCGCAATCCGATCGGCAGCGAGAATATCTCGGGTCTGTCCCGCGTGATCCGTGGTCATATGCTGACCGCGTATGAGAATGTAACCCTGTGGCATGAGCGTGATATCTCGCACTCCTCTGCGGAACGTGTCATTCTGCCGGATGCGACAATGCTGCTGAACTACATGCTGAACCGCTTTGGCAATATTATCAAGAACCTGACGGTCTTCCCGGAAAATATGCAGCGTAATATGCAGCGTACGTATGGCGTACCGTTCTCCGGTCGCATCATGACCAAGCTGATCGACAAAGGACTGAGCCGCGAGCAGGCTTACGATACTGTACAACCGCGCGCGATGCAGGCATGGGAAGAGCAGCGTTCTTTCCAGGATATCGTGCAGGAGACTACAGAGATTACCGATCTGCTGAACAAAGAAGAGATCGAAGATGCGTTCAATCCGGCATGGCATCTGAAGCATGTGGATACTATTTTCAAAAAGCTGGGTCTGGATTGATTGAACTGGCGACTGGCTTGAATAACTAACTGTAGCTATAGGTAGCCTCAGACGGCTGGGCGGCTGAATAGGAGCTGACCGCAGCCCTGAGCGCTATATTCCAAGTTGAGATAAAGGGAGAGGGAACGCAAGATGACAGCACAGGCATTATCCACGGCAGCCGATCTGATCGACGCGCCACTGATCTACAAAGGCAAGGTACGCGAGCTGTACGATCTGGGTGAACATTATCTGATCGTCGTCACCG
It encodes the following:
- the purB gene encoding adenylosuccinate lyase: MIERYSRPEMRNIWSEENKFKAWLEVEICACEAWAELGVIPQEDVDKLRANATFDMDRIYEIEQETRHDVIAFTRAVSESLGEERKWVHYGLTSTDVVDTALGYLLRQANEILERDIINFIDILKEKALAYKNTPMMGRTHGVHAEPTTFGLKMALWHEEMKRNLERFRHAADGVQYGKMSGAVGTYANIDPRVEEIVCAKLGTKPAPISTQTLQRDRHAEYMASLALVATSLDKFATEVRALQKSEFREVEEAFAKGQKGSSAMPHKRNPIGSENISGLSRVIRGHMLTAYENVTLWHERDISHSSAERVILPDATMLLNYMLNRFGNIIKNLTVFPENMQRNMQRTYGVPFSGRIMTKLIDKGLSREQAYDTVQPRAMQAWEEQRSFQDIVQETTEITDLLNKEEIEDAFNPAWHLKHVDTIFKKLGLD